One genomic region from Spirochaetaceae bacterium encodes:
- a CDS encoding branched-chain amino acid ABC transporter permease, with translation MYAQRPPAGWFGPVLLDPGFLIVQTLNGLQLAALLFLLSIGLSVVFGLMNFINLAHGTLFMAGAYLALSAVRAFDSFWLALLLAPLGVAALGALLYLVLLRHLERADPMRQVLATFGLIFVGVELVDLVWGSLPHTIALPPVLAGSSTILGQVYPTYRLFIIALGVVLFGLLYAALERTRLGAVVRAGVDNRTMVAALGINIGSVFFLVFCLGCLLAGLAGAVAAPVFSIFPGMDMSVLILALIVVVLGGPGSLKGVAAGSLIIGVVDTYGQVVVPSLARLTVYGLMAAILLYKPAGLIPVRSGR, from the coding sequence ATGTACGCGCAGCGCCCGCCGGCCGGCTGGTTCGGACCAGTGTTGCTTGATCCCGGTTTCCTGATCGTCCAGACCCTCAACGGGCTGCAGCTCGCGGCGCTGCTGTTCCTGCTGTCGATCGGTCTGTCGGTGGTGTTCGGGCTGATGAACTTCATCAACCTCGCGCATGGCACGCTGTTCATGGCCGGCGCTTACCTGGCGCTGAGCGCGGTGCGCGCGTTCGACTCGTTCTGGCTCGCTCTGCTGCTGGCACCGCTCGGCGTGGCCGCCCTCGGCGCGCTGCTCTACCTGGTGCTGCTGCGCCACCTGGAGCGCGCCGACCCGATGCGCCAGGTGCTGGCTACGTTCGGCCTGATCTTCGTCGGCGTGGAGCTGGTCGACCTGGTGTGGGGCTCGCTTCCGCATACCATCGCGCTACCGCCGGTGCTCGCCGGCAGCAGCACCATTCTCGGCCAGGTGTATCCGACCTACCGCCTGTTCATCATCGCGCTCGGCGTGGTGCTGTTCGGGCTGCTGTACGCCGCGCTGGAACGCACGCGCCTCGGTGCGGTGGTGCGCGCCGGGGTCGACAACCGGACCATGGTCGCGGCGCTCGGGATCAACATCGGCTCGGTGTTCTTCCTGGTGTTCTGCCTCGGTTGCCTGCTTGCCGGACTCGCGGGCGCGGTGGCGGCGCCGGTGTTCTCGATCTTTCCCGGCATGGACATGTCGGTGCTGATACTGGCCCTGATCGTGGTGGTGCTCGGCGGACCGGGCAGTCTGAAGGGCGTGGCTGCCGGTTCGCTGATCATCGGTGTCGTCGACACCTATGGCCAGGTGGTGGTGCCGAGCCTGGCGCGTTTGACCGTGTACGGCCTGATGGCCGCGATCCTGCTGTACAAGCCCGCCGGCCTCATTCCCGTGCGAAGCGGACGCTGA
- a CDS encoding branched-chain amino acid ABC transporter permease encodes MQSRDRLQLPAAALLAAAAAVVWWRADFFTMELLAEVAILAIFTMSLQILVGTTGMVSLGHAGFLAVGAYSTAAATLFLGWPPAAALVLSMAVAALLAAAVGVFVIRLSGVFFIMITLAVGQMFHALLFRAKLFGGDNGLAGTPRFDLAPLGLDAGDSGTFAALALLCAALVYLLLLRLTRSPFGMMLAAIHQNEGRLASLGCPVRRYKLAAFAAAGAVAGVAGGLTAQHTGFISPDLAFWTFSGEALIIVILGGSGSLAGAAAGAALFVLLRDLFGTGSFWSGLALPPEFASHWQLVMGLLFIAVVLAARDGLYGRLVWLIDALCARRRTPR; translated from the coding sequence ATGCAGAGCCGCGATCGATTGCAGCTCCCCGCGGCCGCGCTGCTCGCCGCGGCCGCGGCCGTGGTGTGGTGGCGCGCCGACTTCTTCACCATGGAGTTGCTGGCCGAGGTCGCCATCCTGGCCATCTTCACCATGAGCCTGCAGATCCTGGTCGGCACCACCGGCATGGTGTCGCTCGGTCACGCGGGATTTCTCGCCGTGGGGGCATATTCGACCGCGGCCGCGACGCTGTTCCTGGGCTGGCCGCCGGCCGCCGCCCTGGTGCTGTCGATGGCGGTTGCCGCGCTGCTGGCCGCTGCCGTCGGCGTATTCGTGATCCGCCTTTCCGGCGTGTTCTTCATCATGATCACGCTCGCCGTCGGCCAGATGTTCCACGCCCTGTTGTTCCGCGCGAAACTGTTCGGCGGCGACAACGGGCTCGCCGGCACGCCGCGGTTCGACCTGGCCCCGTTGGGTCTCGACGCCGGAGATTCCGGCACCTTCGCGGCACTCGCGCTGCTGTGCGCGGCGCTGGTCTACCTGCTCCTGCTGCGGCTCACCCGCTCGCCGTTCGGCATGATGCTCGCCGCAATCCACCAGAACGAAGGCCGGCTCGCCTCGCTCGGCTGCCCGGTGCGGCGCTACAAGCTGGCCGCGTTCGCGGCGGCCGGCGCGGTGGCGGGAGTGGCGGGCGGGCTGACCGCCCAGCACACCGGATTCATCTCGCCCGACCTGGCGTTCTGGACCTTCTCAGGCGAGGCGCTGATCATTGTCATTCTCGGCGGCAGCGGGTCGCTGGCCGGCGCCGCCGCCGGCGCCGCGCTGTTCGTGCTGCTGCGCGACCTGTTCGGCACGGGCTCGTTCTGGAGCGGCCTGGCCCTGCCGCCGGAATTCGCCTCGCACTGGCAACTGGTCATGGGACTGTTGTTCATCGCGGTCGTGCTCGCGGCCCGCGACGGGCTGTACGGCCGGCTGGTGTGGCTGATCGACGCGCTGTGCGCGCGCCGGCGCACGCCGCGATGA